In one Vulgatibacter incomptus genomic region, the following are encoded:
- a CDS encoding cytochrome C assembly family protein: MNPGILFHLGLVAYAPAAALYLGWLVRASERRARLATGLLFAGFVFHGGAVAIRAVELWHDGAFRLSEGLSFLAFLVVGAYLLLSRWIQAPAVGAFVGPLVVATLLPAHAIPGAVVQGSPLGGVLLPVHIAVAIGGLALFALGFVVALMYLLLEREVKAKRAGGAMFWRLPSLELLDRLNYQLMLVGFLLLSVTIVTGAFFSASETGDFFALRSKQGFALVAWALTALVVLLRQTVGWRGRRVAWSTMVGFVLLSFAFAGVFAGGQA; this comes from the coding sequence GTGAACCCAGGGATTCTCTTCCATCTCGGGCTCGTCGCCTACGCCCCCGCCGCCGCCCTCTACCTGGGCTGGCTCGTGCGCGCCTCCGAGCGCCGCGCGAGGCTCGCCACCGGCTTGCTCTTCGCCGGCTTCGTCTTCCACGGGGGAGCGGTGGCGATCCGCGCCGTGGAGCTGTGGCACGACGGGGCCTTCCGCCTCTCGGAGGGCCTCTCCTTCCTGGCCTTCCTGGTGGTGGGCGCCTACCTGCTCCTCAGCCGCTGGATCCAGGCCCCTGCCGTCGGCGCCTTCGTGGGCCCGCTGGTGGTGGCGACCCTGCTCCCCGCCCACGCGATCCCCGGCGCGGTCGTCCAGGGGAGCCCCCTGGGCGGCGTGCTCCTGCCCGTTCACATCGCGGTGGCCATCGGAGGCCTGGCGCTCTTCGCCCTGGGCTTCGTGGTCGCCCTGATGTATCTGCTTCTGGAACGAGAGGTGAAGGCCAAGCGCGCGGGCGGCGCGATGTTCTGGCGGCTCCCCTCTCTGGAGCTCCTCGACCGCCTCAACTACCAGCTCATGCTCGTGGGCTTCCTCCTCCTCTCCGTCACCATCGTCACCGGCGCCTTCTTCTCGGCGAGCGAGACGGGTGACTTCTTCGCGCTCCGCTCGAAGCAGGGCTTCGCCCTCGTGGCCTGGGCCCTGACGGCCCTGGTGGTGCTCCTCCGCCAGACGGTGGGCTGGCGCGGGCGGCGGGTGGCCTGGAGCACGATGGTCGGCTTCGTGCTGCTCTCCTTCGCCTTCGCCGGGGTCTTCGCTGGGGGGCAGGCGTGA
- the trxA gene encoding thioredoxin: MANENVKTFTDSNFESEVLGSQEPVLVDFWAVWCGPCRAIAPAVEELANEYKGKAKIGKLNVDENQMVAMKYGIRSIPTLLVFKGGKVVDQVVGAVPKSKLADALNKAV; encoded by the coding sequence ATGGCCAATGAGAACGTGAAGACCTTCACCGATTCCAACTTCGAGAGCGAGGTCCTGGGGAGCCAGGAGCCCGTTCTGGTCGATTTCTGGGCCGTGTGGTGCGGGCCCTGCCGGGCGATCGCGCCGGCGGTCGAGGAGCTGGCGAACGAGTACAAGGGCAAGGCCAAGATCGGGAAGCTCAACGTCGACGAGAACCAGATGGTGGCGATGAAGTACGGGATCCGCTCGATCCCGACCCTCCTCGTCTTCAAGGGCGGCAAGGTCGTCGATCAGGTGGTCGGCGCCGTCCCCAAGAGCAAGCTGGCCGACGCCCTCAACAAGGCGGTCTAG
- the rodA gene encoding rod shape-determining protein RodA, which produces MSLLGTPPRADARFLRRVPWEVFAITLAIGVISVGNLASASRVAHAPVWISQIAWLGIGLSVALVSLSADYRMLHLVAWPFYALVILLLVAVELHGQTVMGAQRWLVLGPLRLQPSELAKLAVVFVLARFYHEEGEKAGGYTLLELWKPAVIIAIPFVLILHQPDLGTASMMAAIAGTMVLASRVRWKALATIALTGLLVAVAAWFFVLHDYQKKRVLTFLDPEADVLGSGYHANQSMIAVGSGQWAGKGWAQGTQTQLSFLPEQHTDFVFSVFAEEWGFRGAIVLLGLYLALCLVGLRIAAQARERQGAFLAIGAVAFLFWHVFVNIGMVSGLLPVVGVTLPLMSYGGSSAVTVLTSIGLLANVGTRSERPGRGGFA; this is translated from the coding sequence ATGAGCCTCCTCGGAACTCCGCCACGGGCCGACGCCCGCTTCCTCCGCCGCGTCCCCTGGGAGGTCTTCGCGATCACCCTCGCCATCGGCGTGATCAGCGTCGGGAACCTCGCCTCCGCGTCGCGGGTCGCCCACGCGCCCGTGTGGATCTCGCAGATCGCCTGGCTCGGGATCGGCCTGTCCGTCGCCCTCGTCTCGCTCTCGGCGGACTACCGGATGCTCCACCTGGTCGCCTGGCCGTTCTACGCCCTGGTGATCCTGCTGCTGGTGGCGGTGGAGCTGCACGGGCAGACGGTGATGGGCGCCCAGCGCTGGCTCGTGCTGGGCCCTTTGCGGCTCCAACCCTCCGAGCTCGCCAAGCTGGCGGTCGTCTTCGTGCTCGCCCGCTTCTACCACGAGGAGGGGGAGAAGGCCGGCGGCTACACGCTCCTCGAGCTCTGGAAGCCGGCGGTGATCATCGCGATCCCCTTCGTGCTGATCCTCCACCAGCCGGACCTCGGGACCGCGTCGATGATGGCCGCGATCGCCGGCACGATGGTGCTCGCCTCCCGCGTCCGCTGGAAGGCGCTGGCGACCATCGCGCTCACGGGGCTGCTGGTGGCGGTGGCGGCGTGGTTCTTCGTGCTCCACGACTACCAGAAGAAGCGGGTGCTCACCTTCCTCGATCCCGAGGCCGATGTCCTCGGCTCCGGCTACCACGCGAACCAGTCCATGATTGCGGTGGGCTCGGGACAGTGGGCGGGGAAGGGCTGGGCCCAGGGCACGCAGACCCAGCTCTCGTTCCTCCCCGAGCAGCACACCGACTTCGTCTTCTCGGTCTTCGCGGAGGAGTGGGGGTTCCGGGGCGCCATCGTGCTCCTCGGGCTCTATCTCGCCCTCTGCCTGGTGGGCCTGCGGATCGCGGCCCAGGCGCGGGAGCGGCAAGGCGCCTTCCTCGCCATCGGCGCCGTGGCCTTCCTCTTCTGGCACGTCTTCGTGAACATCGGGATGGTCTCGGGCCTGCTCCCCGTGGTGGGCGTGACCCTGCCGCTCATGAGCTACGGCGGATCGTCCGCGGTGACGGTGCTGACCTCAATCGGGCTCCTCGCGAACGTGGGCACTCGGAGCGAGCGCCCGGGCCGAGGTGGTTTCGCTTGA
- the mrdA gene encoding penicillin-binding protein 2, with amino-acid sequence MKLAIRAREERELKRRIGWLGAAVALGILLLAGRLWYLEIFKGDDYFAKSSGNFVKELRVASDRGMILDRKGQILADNRPSYDVFLTPAFCQDCPEVIGRLAGQLGLDDEDLGRVVSAVENTRGLERFRPVLVQYDLTRDDLDVLEANKDSLPGVDVVGAPHRNYRKGSLGAHALGYMGEANPDDIQKARDDGRGLRIGDYVGKIGVERRYERWLRGVDGVERVVADAKGRKLPELEELIPPGERFVPSRPGANVVLSLDARLQAAAEEAFDKPAGSAVVMDVNTGYVLAMVSKPGFDPNRMTGRISRAELRELMEDPLKPMLLRATQNHYHPGSVQKVVSGLAALEHGFGHPIQCGGGYTLGKRRWRCHKESGHGILNLEEALKVSCDTWFYAAADKLGIDPFAEMSRRFGLGEVTGLDLGFEVPGIVPSTEYHDKRTKGGYTKGFALNSVIGQGDSNVTPLQMAVVYAAIANGGTIYRPQLVRQIVRPDGSVVEDFLPDAKRKLGVKRENLEIVRRGLDKVVNEPGGTGFRHRPANVRVAGKSGTAQVVRIGNIRLRKEQMDWFSRDHAWFAAYAPAENPEIAVVVLVEHGGHGGAEAAPIVMKIIEKYLELKEEDRASARSGVDRELPRQAPPAALEPPSGTPELPVIENGEGVAG; translated from the coding sequence ATGAAGCTGGCGATCCGGGCGAGGGAGGAGCGGGAGCTGAAGCGGCGCATCGGCTGGCTCGGCGCCGCCGTCGCGCTGGGGATCCTCCTGCTCGCCGGGAGGCTCTGGTACCTCGAGATCTTCAAGGGCGATGACTACTTCGCCAAGAGCTCCGGCAACTTCGTGAAGGAGCTGCGGGTCGCGTCGGATCGAGGGATGATCCTCGACCGCAAGGGGCAGATCCTCGCCGACAACCGGCCGAGCTACGACGTCTTCCTGACCCCGGCCTTCTGCCAGGACTGCCCCGAGGTGATCGGAAGGCTCGCCGGGCAGCTGGGCCTCGACGACGAGGATCTCGGGCGCGTGGTGTCCGCCGTGGAGAACACCCGAGGGCTCGAGCGCTTCCGCCCGGTCCTCGTGCAATACGATCTCACCCGCGACGATCTCGACGTCCTCGAGGCCAACAAGGATAGCCTGCCCGGCGTCGACGTGGTCGGCGCGCCCCATCGCAACTACCGCAAGGGCAGCCTCGGCGCCCACGCGCTCGGCTACATGGGCGAGGCGAACCCCGACGACATCCAGAAGGCCCGGGACGACGGGAGGGGCCTGCGGATCGGCGACTACGTCGGCAAGATCGGGGTCGAGCGGCGGTACGAGCGCTGGCTCCGGGGAGTGGACGGCGTCGAGCGGGTCGTGGCCGACGCCAAGGGCCGCAAGCTCCCGGAGCTCGAGGAGCTCATCCCGCCGGGCGAGCGCTTCGTCCCCAGCCGCCCCGGGGCCAACGTCGTGCTCTCGCTGGACGCGAGGCTCCAGGCCGCGGCCGAGGAGGCCTTCGACAAGCCGGCGGGGTCCGCGGTGGTGATGGACGTCAACACAGGCTACGTCCTGGCCATGGTCTCCAAGCCCGGCTTCGATCCGAACCGGATGACCGGGCGGATCTCCCGCGCGGAGCTGCGCGAGCTGATGGAGGATCCGCTCAAGCCGATGCTCCTCCGCGCGACCCAGAATCACTACCACCCGGGCTCGGTGCAGAAGGTCGTCTCCGGCCTGGCGGCCCTCGAGCACGGCTTCGGCCACCCGATCCAGTGCGGCGGCGGCTACACCCTGGGCAAGAGGCGCTGGCGCTGTCACAAGGAGAGCGGCCACGGGATCCTGAACCTCGAGGAGGCGCTGAAGGTCTCCTGCGACACCTGGTTCTACGCGGCGGCGGACAAGCTCGGCATCGACCCCTTCGCCGAGATGTCGCGGCGCTTCGGGCTCGGCGAGGTCACGGGCCTCGACCTGGGCTTCGAGGTGCCCGGCATCGTCCCCTCGACCGAGTACCACGACAAGCGCACCAAGGGCGGCTACACCAAGGGCTTCGCGCTGAACTCGGTGATCGGCCAGGGCGACAGCAACGTGACCCCGCTGCAGATGGCCGTGGTCTACGCGGCGATCGCCAACGGCGGGACGATCTACCGCCCCCAGCTCGTGAGGCAGATCGTGCGCCCCGACGGCTCGGTGGTGGAGGATTTCCTCCCCGACGCGAAGCGCAAGCTCGGGGTGAAGCGCGAGAACCTCGAGATCGTCCGCCGCGGCCTGGACAAGGTGGTCAACGAGCCCGGCGGCACCGGCTTCCGTCACCGCCCCGCCAACGTTCGCGTCGCCGGCAAGAGCGGCACGGCGCAGGTGGTGCGGATCGGCAACATCCGCCTCCGCAAGGAGCAGATGGACTGGTTCTCCCGGGATCACGCCTGGTTCGCGGCCTACGCACCGGCAGAGAATCCGGAGATCGCGGTGGTGGTGCTCGTGGAGCACGGCGGCCACGGCGGCGCGGAGGCAGCGCCGATCGTGATGAAGATCATCGAGAAGTACCTGGAGCTCAAGGAGGAGGACCGTGCCTCTGCGAGGAGCGGCGTCGACCGCGAGCTCCCCCGGCAGGCGCCGCCCGCCGCCCTCGAGCCGCCGTCGGGCACGCCGGAGCTGCCGGTGATCGAGAACGGTGAAGGGGTTGCGGGATGA
- the mreC gene encoding rod shape-determining protein MreC, whose translation MLAIILRYRELLLVAVLLLLPAGTYVANAKQARDLSSLDKLCLAVSAPLSRAIDGAVGGAIDLWTGYVALRGVREENLQLREALAEARALASERLEAGLENERLQELLSFSRASKGRVVAAPVIGVSPTHRRVITISAGEGSGIATGMAVVTANGVVGKVIATYGHEADVQLVVDSSSAVAARVQRSRARVTVRGTGEEKSLQLANALRTDDIEAGDVLITSGTDRVFPKGLVIGRIGPVRREAFGMYLEGTVLPAVDVSGLEEVLVLVAPADGTPPPTVQTFEEKGGVLPGLP comes from the coding sequence TTGCTCGCCATCATCCTGCGATACCGCGAGTTACTCCTGGTGGCAGTGCTGCTGCTGCTCCCGGCGGGAACGTACGTGGCAAACGCCAAACAGGCCCGAGACCTTTCCTCGCTCGACAAGCTCTGCCTCGCCGTCTCCGCCCCGCTCAGCCGGGCGATCGACGGCGCGGTGGGCGGCGCGATCGACCTCTGGACGGGCTACGTGGCCCTGCGCGGGGTCCGGGAGGAGAACCTGCAGCTCCGCGAGGCCCTCGCCGAGGCCCGGGCCCTGGCAAGCGAGCGCCTCGAGGCAGGCCTGGAGAACGAGCGGCTCCAGGAGCTCCTCTCTTTCAGCCGGGCGTCCAAGGGTCGCGTCGTGGCCGCACCCGTCATCGGCGTCTCGCCCACCCACCGCCGGGTGATCACCATCTCGGCCGGGGAAGGCTCCGGCATCGCGACCGGTATGGCGGTCGTGACCGCGAACGGCGTGGTGGGAAAGGTGATCGCGACGTATGGCCACGAGGCCGACGTCCAGCTCGTGGTCGACTCGAGCTCGGCGGTCGCCGCCCGCGTGCAGCGCAGCCGCGCCCGCGTGACGGTCCGCGGCACCGGGGAGGAGAAGAGCCTCCAGCTGGCCAACGCCCTCCGGACCGACGACATCGAGGCGGGCGACGTGCTCATCACCTCGGGCACCGACCGCGTCTTTCCGAAGGGGCTCGTGATCGGGCGGATCGGGCCGGTTCGCCGCGAGGCGTTCGGAATGTACCTGGAGGGCACCGTTCTGCCGGCCGTGGACGTCTCCGGCCTGGAGGAGGTGCTCGTGCTCGTGGCGCCGGCGGACGGCACGCCGCCCCCCACGGTCCAGACGTTCGAGGAGAAGGGCGGCGTCCTGCCCGGCCTGCCGTGA
- a CDS encoding peptidylprolyl isomerase: MLDKLRDSSRSYLMYLVFGALILVFVMFFGPGSSGCMPGAAGSKADTFAAKVNGETIGWREFETAYGNMLRAYQQQMGERFDSKMAEQMGLKANVLDGLIERRLLISQAKAQGIAVSDAEVAAKLREITAFHKDGHFDYGTYRQVIQTALGVTPDKFEVQVREDLLREKMVAVVRQGAKASDDEIQAEFAKENDKADLVFVRFLPAQAEGEAKPTAAEIDAYLATEDGKKAVADEFEAKSFRFKKPKRVKAQHILVKVAEDAPQADVDAATAKLDEAKKKIIGGTDFGAIAQELSDDPGSKDKGGDLGFFGPGTMAKPFEEAAMALLPGQLSDVVRTRFGVHLIKVNDVQEPEEKKLEEVQGDLAADLLVQKKAKDLAKAKAQAALAKAKAGESLEALFPAPDAPEAGAAKAPKPVAEKTGAFAVASDFVPRLGMSADLTKAASAAAKGDVLPEVYEVNGGFVVAQAIDRTHPDPSVLEKTRDEVAERVVSRKEGELVEAYTKELRKSAKVETSAQLGDVRG, from the coding sequence ATGCTCGATAAGCTGCGGGATAGCTCGCGTTCCTACCTGATGTACCTCGTCTTCGGGGCCTTGATCCTCGTCTTCGTCATGTTCTTCGGACCGGGCAGCAGCGGCTGTATGCCGGGCGCCGCCGGCAGCAAGGCCGACACGTTCGCCGCCAAGGTGAACGGGGAGACCATCGGCTGGAGGGAGTTCGAGACCGCCTACGGGAACATGCTCCGGGCCTATCAGCAGCAGATGGGCGAGCGGTTCGACTCGAAGATGGCCGAGCAGATGGGCCTCAAGGCCAACGTCCTCGACGGCCTGATCGAGCGCCGCCTCCTCATCTCCCAGGCCAAGGCCCAGGGCATCGCCGTCTCGGACGCCGAGGTGGCCGCCAAGCTGCGCGAGATCACGGCGTTCCACAAGGACGGTCACTTCGACTACGGCACCTACCGCCAGGTCATCCAGACCGCTCTCGGGGTCACGCCCGACAAGTTCGAGGTGCAGGTCCGCGAGGACCTCCTCCGCGAGAAGATGGTCGCCGTCGTCCGCCAGGGCGCCAAGGCCTCGGACGACGAGATCCAGGCCGAGTTCGCCAAGGAGAACGACAAGGCCGACCTCGTCTTCGTGCGCTTCCTCCCCGCCCAGGCCGAGGGCGAGGCCAAGCCGACCGCTGCCGAGATCGACGCCTACCTCGCCACCGAGGACGGCAAGAAGGCCGTCGCCGACGAGTTCGAGGCCAAGTCGTTCCGCTTCAAGAAGCCGAAGCGGGTCAAGGCCCAGCACATCCTCGTCAAGGTGGCGGAGGATGCGCCCCAGGCCGACGTCGACGCGGCCACGGCGAAGCTGGACGAGGCCAAGAAGAAGATCATCGGCGGCACGGACTTCGGCGCGATCGCCCAGGAGCTCTCCGACGATCCCGGCTCCAAGGACAAGGGCGGCGACCTCGGCTTCTTCGGCCCGGGCACCATGGCCAAGCCCTTCGAGGAGGCCGCCATGGCCCTCCTGCCCGGCCAGCTCTCCGACGTCGTCCGCACCCGGTTCGGCGTCCACCTCATCAAGGTGAACGACGTCCAGGAGCCGGAGGAGAAGAAGCTCGAGGAGGTCCAGGGCGATCTCGCGGCTGACCTCCTCGTCCAGAAGAAGGCCAAGGATCTCGCGAAGGCCAAGGCCCAGGCCGCCCTCGCCAAGGCGAAGGCCGGCGAGTCGCTCGAAGCGCTCTTCCCCGCCCCCGACGCCCCCGAGGCCGGCGCGGCGAAGGCCCCGAAGCCGGTGGCCGAGAAGACCGGCGCGTTCGCGGTCGCCTCCGACTTCGTTCCCCGCCTGGGCATGAGCGCAGACCTCACCAAGGCCGCGTCCGCCGCAGCGAAGGGCGACGTGCTCCCCGAGGTCTACGAGGTGAACGGTGGTTTCGTGGTCGCGCAGGCGATCGACCGCACCCACCCGGACCCCTCCGTTCTCGAGAAGACGCGCGACGAGGTGGCCGAGCGGGTCGTCAGCCGGAAGGAAGGCGAGCTCGTGGAGGCCTACACGAAGGAGCTCCGCAAGTCGGCCAAGGTCGAGACCAGCGCGCAGCTCGGCGACGTCCGCGGCTGA
- a CDS encoding sensor domain-containing diguanylate cyclase, whose product MEAEELLRELKRNVDELHAYNEIGKALTSTLDIREVLRLIMEKVGELLQPTNWSLLLVDEITGELFFEVAVGPGSESLQGLRIGAEEGIAGWVASRKESLLVADVSQDERFASRFDEATRFSTSSIAAVPMRSKGRTLGVIELVNGRGQPPFDEADVRVLGSIADFAAIALENARNYRRVEELTIIDEHTGLYNARHLLRSLDAEILRARRFGHDLSLVFFDLDRFKQVNDRHGHQAGSAILRECGEELLQVIRPADIAIRYGGDEFVCLLPETTSAEALAFAERVRERFKARAFLESEAGGLRLTASFGVASFPEHAADADELLRRADLAMYRVKGSTRDGIQVG is encoded by the coding sequence ATGGAAGCCGAAGAGCTTCTCAGAGAGCTGAAGCGTAACGTGGACGAGCTCCACGCCTACAACGAGATCGGGAAGGCGCTGACGTCGACCCTGGATATCCGCGAGGTGCTCCGGCTGATCATGGAGAAGGTGGGGGAGCTGCTCCAGCCGACCAACTGGTCGCTGCTCCTGGTGGACGAGATCACCGGCGAGCTCTTCTTCGAGGTGGCCGTGGGGCCGGGTTCGGAGTCCCTTCAGGGCCTTCGGATCGGCGCGGAGGAAGGGATCGCGGGCTGGGTCGCGTCCCGCAAGGAGTCGCTGCTCGTCGCGGACGTGAGCCAGGACGAGCGCTTCGCCTCGCGCTTCGACGAGGCGACCCGCTTCAGCACGAGCTCCATCGCCGCGGTGCCGATGCGCTCCAAGGGCCGGACCCTGGGCGTCATCGAGCTCGTGAATGGCAGGGGGCAGCCGCCCTTCGACGAGGCGGACGTCCGCGTCCTCGGCTCGATCGCCGACTTCGCCGCCATCGCCCTGGAGAACGCGCGCAACTACCGGCGGGTCGAGGAGCTCACGATCATCGACGAGCACACCGGGCTCTACAACGCGCGCCACCTCCTCCGATCGCTGGACGCCGAGATCCTCCGGGCGCGGCGCTTCGGACACGACCTCTCGCTGGTCTTCTTCGACCTCGATCGCTTCAAGCAGGTCAACGATCGCCACGGACACCAGGCCGGCTCCGCCATCCTGCGCGAGTGCGGGGAGGAGCTGCTCCAGGTGATCCGTCCGGCGGACATCGCGATCCGCTACGGCGGCGACGAGTTCGTCTGCCTGCTGCCCGAGACCACGAGCGCGGAGGCGTTGGCCTTCGCCGAGCGCGTTCGGGAGCGGTTCAAGGCCCGCGCCTTCCTCGAGTCCGAGGCCGGCGGTCTTCGGCTGACGGCCTCGTTCGGGGTGGCCTCATTTCCGGAGCACGCCGCCGACGCGGACGAGCTCCTCCGCCGGGCGGACCTCGCGATGTACCGAGTGAAGGGCTCCACCCGCGACGGGATCCAGGTCGGCTAG